The window ATCGTGAACGGGTTCTGTCGCTCCACCTCGAAGCGCGCGGGCTCCGACACGACGGAGAGCGCGACCGTGCCCGTGCCGAAGAGCTTCAGGAACGGCTGGACGATCTTGTCGCGGTACTCGAACGCCGGGTCCTCGCGGTACGTGAGCGCCTCGTCGAACCCGAGGAGCCTCGTCGTCTCGACCGACAGGAACTCGTTGGCGAGCGCCTTCAGGTAGGGAACGCGGCCCTGATCCGCGAGGAGGAGAGTTCCCTCCCCCGACGCCGTGACGAGGATGCCCGCGAGCGGGCCGTCGAGGCGGCCGTCCGTCACGAGCGACGGGACACCCTGACGCCCCACGACGACGCCGCGGCGGACCCTCAGCCCGCCCACGCAGGATGCCGACAGGAATCCGCCGGGCCTGGGCGTGAACGGCCCGACGGCCGACGCCACGTCGATTCGGGGAATGCTCCCCGAGCGCGGACGCACGCCCGAGCTGACGAGATTGCGCTTCCCGCTCGCCGCGAGCGAATCGAGGGGCTCGGGCTTTACGATCGGGGTCGGCTTCGTCTCGTCGCGCACCGCCGGCGCCGGACGCGTGGCGTTCGGGTTCGCGGCGGGCGTGAGGGCCGCGGCGCGGACCTCGGCGGCGGCGGCGCGGGCGGTCCGCGCGACCGAGTCGTCGCCCTCGGACCCGTCCTTGAGCTCGGCGCCCGCCAGCCGGAAGTGCTTCTGCGCGGTCTCGTAGGCGTCCGCGCGCTGGGCGATCAGCCCGAGCGTCAGGTGCGCTTTCCGGTGCGCCGGCGCGAGCGCGAGAACCTTTTCGAGCGGGTCCCTCGCCTCGGCGTCGCGGCCCGACTTGAAGAGAATCAACCCGAGGTTGAAGAGCAGGGGAACGGAGTCGTCGTGCTCCTGGAGGAGCTCGCGCGTCTTCGCCTCGGCGGGCCCGAACTGCCCGAGGTGAAAGAGCGTGATCGAGAGGTTCAGGAGGACCTCCGGATCCAGCGGGCGGAGCCGCTGGGCTTCGTCGAACTCGCGCCGCGCGGCCTCGTGGTGTCCACGGGCCATCTCCTCCTTGCCCCGGTTCAGGTGCAGAAGGAAGAGGCCGTGATCGAAGAAGGGTGCGGGCCGGAACGCCCGGGTCGTTTCGGAGCCGCGCGACGCCATCCCGTCTCCCTTACTGCACCCGTCCGAGGACGGGAGCGGGGCGCGCCGAAGCGACGTCGCCCGTATTCGAGAACACCGCGGTCCCGTCCACGCGCGAGACCTTCACGGTCGTCGCCCGTGTCGCCATCCGGACGGAGCCCGTCGGGACGCCCCGGAAGGCGCCGCCGACCGCGGGCACCGACGTTCCGCGGTGGGCGACGAGGACGCGCCTCACGAACTCGCGTGTTTCCGCATAGGGCGGCACGCCGGCGTGCTTCGCAACGGCGTTCTCGCCCGCGTTGTAGCCCGCGACGGCCAGCACGACGTCGCCTTTGAAGAGGGCGAGGAGCGCCGAGAGGTACCGCACGCCGCCGCGGATGCACTGCTCGGCGTCGAAGCGGTCCGACACGCCGAAGCGCTGCGCGGCCGCGGGCATCAGCTGCATCAGCCCACGGGCGCCCTTCTTGGACACGGCCCTCGGGTTGAAATTGGATTCGACCAGCATGACGCTCTTCACGAGCGTCGCGTCGACGCCTTCGGCGCGCGCCTCGGCCTCGATGATCGGGTCGAACGGGGTGGGCGTCGCCCTGCGGTCCACGAGATAGGAGTCGGAAGGGGCGGCGCCGTTCACGCGCCAGCCGCTCCCGATCGCGTCGTTGAAGATGAGGGCCGAGCCGTCCGCCTGGCGGACGAGGTGCACGTCGGCTAGAGCGGCGGTCGCGCACAGCGACACCGCGAACGCTCCCCGGGCGGCAAAGCGGCCGAAGGACATAGCCTACAAATTATAGACGATGGCTCAAGACGCCTGTCCGGTGAGCCTTTCCCGGACCCGGGCCACCCCCGCCGCGAGGGCCGGCTCGATGGCGGCGGCGTCCTTTCCGCCGGCCTGGGCGAGGTCGGGCTTGCCCCCGCCCTTCCCGCCGACGAGGGGCGCCATCGTCTGCGCGAGATCGTGGGCGGACACGCGGGAGACGACGTCCGCCGTGACCGCCGCGAGAAGCGTGACCTTGCCTTCGAACTCGGTCCCGAGAAGGACGACGCCGGACTTCAGCTTCCCGCGGAACGTGTCGGCGAGATTTCGCAGCTCGTTCGTGGGGAGGGACGGAACTCTCCGTGCGAGGACCTTCACCCCGCCGATCTCCTCGATGCCGTCGGCATCGGAACCAGAGGATTCGGAAGAAGAAGAGGAAGATCTCTTTGAAGGTGAAGAGTCGGATGCGAGAGCCAGATCGCGCTTGAGGCCCGCGACCTCCTTCTCTTTCCTTCTAAGAAGATCCTGAATCTCCTTGAATTTCGCAGGGAGCTCGTCGAGAGGCACGTTGGCCGCATGCGTGAGCTGTCCCAGGATCTCTTCGTCTTTCTGCAGACGCTCGACCGCGTTCAGCGCCGTCACCGCCTCGATGCGGCGGACGCCGGCCGCGAGACCCTTGTCCGCGAGGATCTTGAAGGCGCCGATCTCCCCCGTGCGGCTCACGTGGCAGCCGCCGCAGAGCTCGGTCGAGAAGCCGGGCACGTCCACGACGCGAACGCGCTCGCCGTACTTCTCGCCGAAAAACATCATGGCGCCCTTCTTCTTCGCCTCGTCCATGGACATGACGGCCTTCCCCACCTCGCGGTCGCGCAGGACCTCCTCGTTCACGAGGCGCTCGATCTCGCGGATCTCCGCGGCGGTCGTCGGGCGCGAGGCGGCATAGTCGAAACGCAGGCGGTCGGGCGCGACGAGCGAGCCCATCTGCCGAACGCTCTCCCCGAGCACCTGCCGCAGCGCGGCGTGCAGCAGGTGCGTCCCGGTGTGGTTCGCCTGCGTCCTGCGGCGGGTCCATTCGTCGACGGCGAGAGTCACCGTTTGACCGGGAGAAAGAGAACCGGAAGAAATTCTTAGGAGGTGAAGAGTGCTGCGGCCGTTGGGAGCGCGCCGCGTGTCGAGGACGGCGGCAGCGCCCGGTTCGCCCGTCGAATCCTTCCAGAGGAATTCGCCCTGGTCCGCCACCTGGCCGCCGCCCTCGGGATAGAAGACGGTGCGGTCCACAACGCACCAGCCCCTCTCCCCCTTTCTAAGAAAATCGATCTTCTCCCCGGTCTTCTCCGAAAGCAGCCCGAGTACTTTCGCGCCCTCGAGCCGCACGAAATCCTGCTCGGGATACCCGCGGAATTCGGTCGTCCACGAGGGATCGAGCTGGTCGTCGGCGGGAAGTCCGCTCTCGCCTTCAAACTTCGAAGCTCCTTTGCTGCGCTCGCGGGCGGCGGCAAGCTCGCTCTCGAAGCCCGCGCGGTCCACCTGGACACCCTCATCAGAAGAAATCTCTTCGATGAGCTCGAGAGGAACGCCGTGCGTGTCGTAGAGGCGGAAAGCCGCCGCACCCGGCAGCGTCGTCTGCCCTTCCCGCCGCGCGGCGGAGATCGCCTCGCCGACGCGGTCGGCGCCCACGGACATGGTTCGCCGGAAGCCTTCTTCTTCGACCCGGATGGTGTCCGCCGTCGTTTTCCGCTGACTGCCGTTCGGGTCGTGAAGATGAATTCCTTCGAACGACTGGAAGACGGGCGTCGTGAGGTCGGCGAGAAACGGCCCCTCGATGCCGAGGCGCCGCCCGTAGCGCAGCGCCCGCCGAATCACCTTTCTAAGAACATATCCGCGCCCCTCGTTGGACGGCAGGACGCCGTCCGAGACGAGCATCGAGGCTGCGCGGGCGTGATCGGCCACGACGCGGAACGGCGCGTCCTCGACGGCCATGCCGCCCACGTACTTCTTCCCGGAGATCTCCTCGATCTTCCCGATGATCCCGGCGAAGAGGTCCGTGTCGTAGTTGTTGTTCCTGCCCTGAAGGATCGCCGTGATGCGCTCGAGGCCCGCGCCCGTGTCGACGCTCGGCTTCGGGAGCGGGGTCTGCTTGCCCGATGCGTCGCGCTCGAACTGCATGAAGACGAGGTTCCAGATCTCCATGACGCGGTCGCCGTTCCCGTTCGGCGTCGCGTCGCCGGGCACCGACGGCCCCTGGTCGTAGTGGAGCTCCGTGCACGGCCCGCAGGGTCCCGTGTCGCCCATGGACCAGAAGTTGTCCTTCTCGCCGAAGCGGGCGATGCGCTCCTTCGGAAGATACTTGCCCCACAGCTCGGCCGCCTCGTCGTCGTCGGTGTAAACCGTGGCCCAGAGACGCCCGGCGTCGAGGCCGTAGAACGACTTCGAGGTGACGAGCTCCCAGGCGAAGTCGATCGCGTCCTTCTTGAAGTAGTCGCCGAACGAGAAGTTTCCGAGCATCTCGAAGAACGTGTGGTGGCGCGCCGTGTACCCGACGTTGTCGAGGTCGTTGTGCTTTCCGCCCGCCCGAACGCACTTCTGCGAGGACGTCGCGCGCACGTACGCACGCTTCTCCCGCCCGAGGAAGAGGTCCTTGAACTGATTCATCCCGGCGTTCGTGAAGAGGAGCGTCGGGTCCTCGGCGGGGACGAGGGACGAGGACGCCACGCGCGCGTGCCCCTTGCCCTCGAAATAGGAGAGGAACGTTTCGCGGACCCTGCGGGAGGTCCAGCCTTCAGAGGTCGTCATCGGTCGGTTCGCCTTTCGTGCGGAGCG is drawn from Acidobacteriota bacterium and contains these coding sequences:
- a CDS encoding lytic transglycosylase domain-containing protein codes for the protein MSFGRFAARGAFAVSLCATAALADVHLVRQADGSALIFNDAIGSGWRVNGAAPSDSYLVDRRATPTPFDPIIEAEARAEGVDATLVKSVMLVESNFNPRAVSKKGARGLMQLMPAAAQRFGVSDRFDAEQCIRGGVRYLSALLALFKGDVVLAVAGYNAGENAVAKHAGVPPYAETREFVRRVLVAHRGTSVPAVGGAFRGVPTGSVRMATRATTVKVSRVDGTAVFSNTGDVASARPAPVLGRVQ
- the alaS gene encoding alanine--tRNA ligase, giving the protein MTTSEGWTSRRVRETFLSYFEGKGHARVASSSLVPAEDPTLLFTNAGMNQFKDLFLGREKRAYVRATSSQKCVRAGGKHNDLDNVGYTARHHTFFEMLGNFSFGDYFKKDAIDFAWELVTSKSFYGLDAGRLWATVYTDDDEAAELWGKYLPKERIARFGEKDNFWSMGDTGPCGPCTELHYDQGPSVPGDATPNGNGDRVMEIWNLVFMQFERDASGKQTPLPKPSVDTGAGLERITAILQGRNNNYDTDLFAGIIGKIEEISGKKYVGGMAVEDAPFRVVADHARAASMLVSDGVLPSNEGRGYVLRKVIRRALRYGRRLGIEGPFLADLTTPVFQSFEGIHLHDPNGSQRKTTADTIRVEEEGFRRTMSVGADRVGEAISAARREGQTTLPGAAAFRLYDTHGVPLELIEEISSDEGVQVDRAGFESELAAARERSKGASKFEGESGLPADDQLDPSWTTEFRGYPEQDFVRLEGAKVLGLLSEKTGEKIDFLRKGERGWCVVDRTVFYPEGGGQVADQGEFLWKDSTGEPGAAAVLDTRRAPNGRSTLHLLRISSGSLSPGQTVTLAVDEWTRRRTQANHTGTHLLHAALRQVLGESVRQMGSLVAPDRLRFDYAASRPTTAAEIREIERLVNEEVLRDREVGKAVMSMDEAKKKGAMMFFGEKYGERVRVVDVPGFSTELCGGCHVSRTGEIGAFKILADKGLAAGVRRIEAVTALNAVERLQKDEEILGQLTHAANVPLDELPAKFKEIQDLLRRKEKEVAGLKRDLALASDSSPSKRSSSSSSESSGSDADGIEEIGGVKVLARRVPSLPTNELRNLADTFRGKLKSGVVLLGTEFEGKVTLLAAVTADVVSRVSAHDLAQTMAPLVGGKGGGKPDLAQAGGKDAAAIEPALAAGVARVRERLTGQAS